AAAAGGCAAAAGTAAAAAGGAACTAATCTTATACCTTTTTACTTTTTACTTTTGTCTTAATAGCCCCTATTTCCTGATTATTTTTGTTGAACTGTCAAAGTATACTTATGCTTGGCATCAGAGTTAAATGTACCGACCCAAATTTGATAAATACCTTTTTTCCAGTTGCGATCGCTAATACTAGCATCTTTACTTCTACCAGTGTCATCACCGCAACGAATTGTGTCATCGTTTGGCCCTTTGATGAGTAAAGTTGTATCAGTATTACCTGTATTAACCAATATTGTTAGTTGGTCAAAGTCTTTTTCTAACACCATTGTGTAATCTGGTTTGGGGTCTGCAAAGCCTAGACAAGCTTTTTTATCGCGATCGCGGTTACTAATGGCAGACAATGAGAAAGAACCACCTGTATAACCCGAAAATTTACCTTGAACTGTTTCAAACCCCGGTAACAGACTAAACTTACCAAAATTCGCTGTTTCTGCGATCGCTGGTGTCGCAGTTACCGTAGCTAATATAGCTAAAACCCAACCAATTCGTTTCTGTAGTCGGGGGCGACGGTCTCTCATAGTAGCCCTCCAACAGGCTTAACTAAATGTAGTTATATATACATATTGTAATTAATTAATTCCCGAATAATTTGACTGGTCTGTGCCACATTAAGATGTGACACAAAAAGGTATTGGTTATTGGTCATTGGCTTCCTCTTCTTTCTTAATTTCATACTTCATACTTCACACTTCATACTTCTTTCTTACTCTTGTAGCTGTAAGAAAACACCACCTTTAAGTACGTTTGTTTCGCTACCGTAACTACTGACTGTGAGCGATCGCAAACTATTAAAAAATGGTTTACCTAATACTTCTATAAGCTTCAAAACAGGAATTTGTCTTTCTAAAACTCCTTGACTTTTTACCCAATCAATGTATATATATCCTTGGTTGGGTTGAGGAATTGCTGCAACACTATTTTGGAAATTGTGATCACTAATTAATGATTTTTCTTGATTGGTGAGAACTTCATTCATTGTTGCCAAGTCGGAGGCAAAAATTTCGTAATTATCTAAGGTTGTGTGTATCCCTTGAGCTTGGGCTTCAATGGTGAATAATGGTCGGTCTTTGGCTTGTGTTTGTTTAGCTGTTAACTGTGTCCAAGCCGAGATTTTTTGTTGATCTAAACTTAAATTACTACTGCTAAATCCACTGGAGGCGGCGATCGCATCTAATTTCGCAATCCCTTCTGGTACGCCTTCTGTTTTCTCCACAACAAAAATCCAATCGGGGATAATTTGTCCAGGATGCGGTAAAAGTGCGATCGCATATTCTCCTGTTACCCAGCTAAAAATATCTTGATTAAAGTTAATTCCCCAGGTTTTCTGCACTTCGGTTAATGGTTGTACCAATCTAGAAATCACATCTGTTCCTGAACCAGAAATAGCTGTTTTCATCTGTGTCCAGAATTTGGCTAAATCGCTGTCACCCAAGTTGCTTAAATTAGCACCAGAAATTGCTAACCCCGCCGACGCTGGAATATATTTCAACGCTCCTACTGGTTTTGCTAGGGGCGATGATGGCGGCGTAAGTTCTGAAGCAGTTAAAAAGCTGGTTTCTGCTAATAAACCTTTGGAGTTCAAGCCTAGTGAAATAATTTCACTATCATAAGTTGGTTCTGGTAGTTTTAAACCTTGCCATTGAGCAATGATGGGAAAATTTAAGAAAGTAACAGCTAAGGAAGCTGGCGGTAATTGCTGGAGAGCTTTTTGATATTGGGGAGAACTAGTTAAATTGAGGTCTGGTGCTTGGACGTTGTTAATTGCATCTTTAACGACACTAGGATCATTGGCAAATAACACAAAGCCATCACCAACCACTGCGGCGGCTAATTGGCTATCGTAAAGCACCTTCACACCTTGATATTCTTCGGTATCTAAGTTAGCCCCTGCTAATACCCGTTTAGAAAATAGCAACTCGACAAATTCGCGGCTTTTGTCTTGTTTATTGGTAGCTAAAACCATGAGATATCCTGGCTGCTGTCCGTTGGCGGAATCACGGTCTAAATCTGTTGTCGTCACAGCTAGGGTAATTTCGTTTCCGAGCCAAGGCTGAATATCTTTTTGATAATTTATGCCACTCTTGGCTAATAAACTGGTTTTGATTTGAGAAATTTCCCCATCTCGTTCTAAGGCTTGCAAACGGTCGGGGTTGGTGAGTAACGATACCATCACCGGAGAAAGTTTCGATATGAAAATAGCTGCACCAGGTTGGGAAGTCGAGGCGACTAGGTTCACAGGACTTTTGGTAAAGAACCAAAAAGCTGCGATCGCAATTAATATTAGTGCGATCGCACCAGCCGCAATTAAACCAAACAATGAGCTTTGCCGATTCACCATAAACCTATTCAATAATCAGTTTCACAGCCATTTAACCAGAATTAGTCAAGACTTAAGCAACTAACACACTAAATCAATGTGTTTAGCTGTCAACAGTCAATGGTCAATAGTCAAGCTTTTTTTGGGCTATGGACTTTTGACTATTGACAGCCTCAAATAGAAATCTATGACACGTAGCTATAGTTCGTTATTAAGAATCAATGCTCATGCTAAGGGTTAGGTTTTCTGTCAACATAAATGTATAGGATCGTTTACAAAAACTTCATGACAGATAAATCCTTTGGTCAACCCATGACTCAGATTAGTGTTGAGGAATTAGCAGAACGTTTAGCTGCTGGTGATGCAAATATTCAGTTAGTAGATGTGCGTGAACCCCAAGAATTAGCGATCGCTAGTCTTCCAGGGTTTGTTAACTTACCATTGAGTGAATTTGCTAACTGGAACCAACAAATTTTCGCTATGTTAAATCTGGAAGCGGAAACTCTGGTACTGTGCCATCATGGCGTTCGTTCTGCTCAGATGTGTCAGTGGTTAGTGGCTCAAGGGTTTACCAATGTTAAAAATATTTCTGGTGGTATTGCTGCCTATTCTCAACTAATTGACCCAACAATTCCGCAATATTAGTCAATGGTCATTAGTCATTAGTTATTCCCCTTAAACCCCTGCACCCTCAAACCCTTACACCCTACTCACTACTTCCCACAATCAGCATTTACCCTGACGACATTTATCTTAAAGGGTGAGAAAAATAAGTATCTAACAATACAGCTTATTTGAGCAATTTGTGGGAAGATACTTAACAATTAAAAAACTTTAAATCGTTAAATAACTTTTGCTGGGAATATTTATTAGTTCAGAATTAGCAATCTAAGAATGTTGCTATAAGTAACTATAATAGAAATAAACATTTTGCTATCTTAATTAATTAATATTTAGTCTTTTTTGCATTAGCTAAAAAATTTTTCCAATTTTTCTTAAATTTGCTTTCAGTCATAAATACCTTATGGAAGTCCAGTTGACAAATCGACAACAGCACATACTTTGGGCAACAGTACGTCACTACATTGCTACAGCAGAACCTGTTGGATCAAAGGTTTTAGTTGAAGAGTATGACCTAGGTGTAAGCTCGGCCACCATTCGGAATGTGATGAGTGCATTAGAAAAATCTGGGCTACTTTATCAACCACACACCTCAGCCGGAAGAATCCCTTCTGACTCAGGCTACCGCATCTATGTTGACCAGTTAATTGCACCTTCTCTACGAGACACTACGCGAACAGAAACTTTAGCTAAAGAAGTAGAATTGTCACTCCAACAACGGCTGCAATGGGAAGATTGGAGTTTAGAAGCCTTGATCCACGGAGCCGCGCAGATTTTAGCCACATTGAGTGGTTGTATCAGCTTAATTACTATGCCACAAACTTCAACAGCCTTAGTCAGGCATTTGCAATTGCTGCAAATTGAAGCTGGTAGAATTATGCTGATTTTAGTCACAGATGGCTATGAAACTCATTCTAAAGTAATGGATTTGCCGCCTGTAAAAGAAGATGCTCAACTTGATTCTGAAGTAATTGATCGTGGGTTGCAGATTGTTTCTAACTTTTTAAATAGCCACTTACGAGGGCGGAGTTTACTAGAAATAGCTAACCTAGATTGGAGCCAATTAGATCAAGAATTTCAACGTTATGGAGAATTTCTGAAAAGTGCGATTGCGGAATTAAGTCGCCGCACTCAAGCACCAAATACGACACAAATTATGGTGCGGGGTGTAGCAGAAGTTCTGCGTCAACCAGAATTTTCCCAATTGCAGCAAGTCAAAACGATTATGCAATTGTTAGAAGAAGAACAAGATAAACTATGGCAATTAATTTGTGATGAAGCAGAAATAGAAGACAATAGTAAATCTAGAGTGACAGTGCGAATTGGAGCAGAAAATCCACTAGAGCCGATACGTACTTGTAGTTTAATTTCTTCTACCTACCGCCGAGGTTCTGTACCTATAGGTAGCGTGGGAGTTTTAGGGCCAACCCGCCTAGATTACGAAAGTGCGATCGCAGTAGTAGCCGCCGCCGCCGATTACCTCTCAGAAGCTTTTAGCTAACGGATTTTTAGCAATCCCACTGACTGAATTTGTATATTTAATTACCCTTGATGATTTAGCTTCATCTAGGTTTTAATGGAATTTACTTCCTCATATGTTTCTACATTACATAAATTACAGAGTATTATCCCAAAAACGCAGTTAAACTCATTTCTCAAGTGAAACGCATTTTCTGAGGAAGAATTAAACATTAAGCTCGGCTAGGGGATTCAGTCAATGATCAAAATTGTGGGATTGTTAATGACCGGATTTTGGTTGTTCATGCTTTATGACTGTATTCGCAACGAACCGAAGCAGCGATTATGGCTGTGGATTTTGATTCTGGTTAACTTTCCGGGTGCGATCGCTTACTTTTTCACGCGCTGGATATCACGAAGTAATGTCCCACTTCCTAATTATTTGAGTTACTGGAAAAGTAGCCACAAACTGTGGACAGCAGCAACACAACCAAGAAGTATAGGCAAAGTTAACATTGGCGATTTTGGAAGATTTTATCAAGCAGAAACAACCTCTAAACAAGATTTAAAAAGCACAGATGATAATCTGCAAACCCTTTGGAATGCAGCAGTTATTGATATTGAAAATCAAGAACTTGCTTCTGCTCAACAGTATTTACAAACTATATTAAAAATAGACCCAGATTATCAATATGGTGACGCTTCTTTAATTTATGGCGAAACACTGTTTGCTTTACAAGAATTTGCAGCCGCTAAACAACATTTGGAAAATCACATCCAACATTGGAGTCATCCACAAGCTTATATAACATTGGCTAAGATTCTCTATCAACAGGGTGATGTGGAGACTGCACGTAATTATTTGGAAACTATTATTGTTAAAGTTAAAGAATCTTCTTACTACCACTACAAACGTAAACAGGTTATAAGTAAGGCCGAGAAGCTATTAAAAACTATAAAACGTTAAAATAAAGTTATTTTTAAGTTTATGTTGAGGAAGGTAGCTCTGTTTTCTCTGTGGATTGGGTTGATTATTTATGCGTTTTTCTTAGCGCCACCCGATCAACCAGATACATTTGAGTTAATCAAGAAACTGTCTATTGGACAATGGCAAGGGATTAATCCTTTAATTATTTCGTTATTTAATCTCATGGGGGTTTGGCCTCTCGCCTACAGTGCATTAGCATTTACTGACGGTAGAAGTCAAAAAATCCCAGCTTGGCCATTTGCTACTGCATCTTTTGGTGTCGGTGCGTTTGCATTATTGCCTTATTTATTTCTTCGAGAACCAAATCAAGAGTTTGTTGGCAAAAAAAATGTTTTCATCAAACTGCTAGATTCGCGTGTGACTGGTATGATCCTCACAGTAATTGCCAGCATACTAGTTGCTTATGGAGTACAAGGTGGAAACTGGCAAGATTTTATCCAACAGTGGCAAACTAACCGCTTTATCCATGTGATGAGTTTAGATTTTTGCCTACTGTGCATATTATTTCCGGTGTTATTAGGTGATGATATGGCGCGTCGAGGCTGGAAAAATAATCAACTATTTTGGTTAATCAGTTTAGTACCTTTACTTGGCCCCTTGATTTATTTGTGTGTACGTCCAGCATTAACAGAAGATAATGCAACAGATATAGCAAAGCAACAAGTGATAGTTAATTCATAATCCTATCCCCGACCCAATACTTTTCGGTTAAACCCAAAAACAGGTAAATTGAGAATTGTAAGTCCGCCTGCCTTCTGTCGCTCAAAAGCCTTGATTTTGAGCGACAGGAGGCAGGTTTTGTTAGTGTAGCTGCTTACACTGGAATTTCAATTAAAAATTCAGTACCTTCATTGATAACAGAGTTACAACTCAATTTTCCGCTGTGAGTTTCTTCGACGATTTGACGGGCGATCGCCAATCCTAATCCCGTTCCTTTTTCTACAGCTTTCGTAGTAAATAAATTGTCAAATATTCTCTGTTTAATCGATTCATTCATACCCTTGCCATTATCAGCAATGGCGATTTTAACTAGATTATTTTCCCGTGAAGTTGTAATGCTAATTCTGTTGGGTTGAGCTTTGATTTCTTCAAAATTTCGTCCAAGGTTTGATTCTTCTAATGCGTCAATAGCATTAGCGAGAATATTCATAAATACCTGGTTTAATTGCCCAGGAAAACACTCTATTTGTGGTAAATTACCATAGTGATTCACGATTTCAATTGCCGGACGTTGTTCGTTAGCTTTGAGACGATGTTTGAGAATAAGAATAGTGCTATCAATGCCTTCATGAATGTTAAACGGCACTTTGTAATCTTGATCGGCACGAGAGAAAGTACGTAAACTAGTGCTGATATTTTTGAGCCTGTCACACGCCAAAGTCATGGAATCAAGCATTTTGGGCAAGTCTTCTAAGCTATATTCCAAGTCAATTTCTTGGGCATGGTCTATAATTTCTTCACTTTGGTCGGAGCAAGTTTCTTGGTAGAGTTTTAAGTGTTCCACAATATCATTAAAGGTGGGTTTAGCTTGTTTAAGACTGGCAGCAATAAAACCCAAAGGATTATTCATTTCGTGAGCAACACCAGCAACTAAGTTACCCAAAGCAGACATTTTCTCACTTTGAATTATTTGTAATTGCGCTTGTTGCAAGGCAAGTTCTGCTTGTTTGCGATCGCTAATATCAATCACTACCCCATCCCATACAGTTACCCCATCAGTTCGTCGCGTTGGCCTTGAAGCAAATTGCACCCATTTCACCCTTCCCGAAGGCAGGACAAGGCGACATTCTTGTTCAAAAGGTGTGAGATTTTGTGCAGAGTAGGTGAGGGCTTCTATCATTGCTGCATTATCGTCAGGATGGTGCATTGTAGAAAGATTATGTATCCCTGCCATCACCAATTCTGGATCTAACTCATACAAGTCCCAACAGCCAGAACTAACGTAAGGTGTAGAGGTGGAACCATCCGCTGCCAGACGGAATTGGTACACCATACCCGGAATATTATTTGCTAAATTTTGAAAGCGGATTTCATTAGCCTGCAATTGTGTGAGAGATTGTGTCAATTGTTGAGCATAGTTCTGAGAATTTTCATATAGTCGGGCATTTTCTAGGGAAATGGCGGCTTGAGCGCAAATTAGATTGAGGAGTTCGACGCGATCGCTCGTGAACGCCCCCGTAACTAAACTGTTTTCTAGGTACAAAATTCCTACCAACTTGCCTTGATGCAAAATCGGACTGCACAAGATACTTTTAGGCTGTTGACGCAGTATATACGGATCGTTGGCTAAAAGCGGATCTGCTGTCGCATTTACCAGGACAACAGTTTGATTGCTGTGCTTGACTTTGTAAATTAGTTTGTGGGGAATATCTTGACTATCTTCAACAGGAGTTCTCTGCAATACAACTGGCTTTGTTCCCTGGGTGATAGATCCTTTAATTAACAAGCGCGAGTCTAGTAACAGCATTAATACACATTTATCAGCCCCCGCATTTTCGATGACGATTCTCAATAACGATGCCAGCAATTTTTCCAGTTCGATTTCACTGGAGATCGTATGGGAAGCTTTGAGAATCGCTTTTAAATCTAGGGTATTTGAGACACTGCCGCTAGAAGTGGCTCCACTGGTGGAGGTGACAGTCCCCAAGGGGATGATGGTTTCGTTAATTGAGAGGGTCGAACGGGTTTGCTGTAATATGGGGACAAGTAGTTGGGGATAGCGTTTTTCTAAATCGGCAACTTTGGCTTTTGCACCCCATTTGGCGTAACAATAGTAAGCTTCTTGCATATAGCCTGCGGCAACTTTGGCTTTACCCCAGCCCAGGTAGAATTTAGCTGCTAGTTCGTTAGCTAAGGCTTCTTCTTGGATGTAGCCGTTGGCTTTAGCAAGACAAATAGCGCGATCGTAATATTCCTCTGCTTCATAATTCTTGCCTAATACCCGATATTTTTCTGCCTCTACCAAATCCAATTTATGCTGGTGATTCATGGGTGCATAATCCGCCCATTGCTTTAACTTGGTTTGGTTTTCTGTTACACATTGCAATGTTGCCGATGTTTCATCTAACTGTGGA
This window of the Nostoc sp. HK-01 genome carries:
- a CDS encoding rhodanese-like protein; this encodes MTDKSFGQPMTQISVEELAERLAAGDANIQLVDVREPQELAIASLPGFVNLPLSEFANWNQQIFAMLNLEAETLVLCHHGVRSAQMCQWLVAQGFTNVKNISGGIAAYSQLIDPTIPQY
- a CDS encoding heat-inducible transcription repressor HrcA, with product MEVQLTNRQQHILWATVRHYIATAEPVGSKVLVEEYDLGVSSATIRNVMSALEKSGLLYQPHTSAGRIPSDSGYRIYVDQLIAPSLRDTTRTETLAKEVELSLQQRLQWEDWSLEALIHGAAQILATLSGCISLITMPQTSTALVRHLQLLQIEAGRIMLILVTDGYETHSKVMDLPPVKEDAQLDSEVIDRGLQIVSNFLNSHLRGRSLLEIANLDWSQLDQEFQRYGEFLKSAIAELSRRTQAPNTTQIMVRGVAEVLRQPEFSQLQQVKTIMQLLEEEQDKLWQLICDEAEIEDNSKSRVTVRIGAENPLEPIRTCSLISSTYRRGSVPIGSVGVLGPTRLDYESAIAVVAAAADYLSEAFS
- a CDS encoding putative TPR domain protein; amino-acid sequence: MIKIVGLLMTGFWLFMLYDCIRNEPKQRLWLWILILVNFPGAIAYFFTRWISRSNVPLPNYLSYWKSSHKLWTAATQPRSIGKVNIGDFGRFYQAETTSKQDLKSTDDNLQTLWNAAVIDIENQELASAQQYLQTILKIDPDYQYGDASLIYGETLFALQEFAAAKQHLENHIQHWSHPQAYITLAKILYQQGDVETARNYLETIIVKVKESSYYHYKRKQVISKAEKLLKTIKR